From the Alphaproteobacteria bacterium genome, one window contains:
- the apaG gene encoding Co2+/Mg2+ efflux protein ApaG yields the protein MYIKTTNNVKITVQPTYLKDQSEPAVNHYVWAYTVQIENLGKQTLQLQSRYWHITNAIGQVQEVEGEGVVGEQPILKAGEAFKYTSGASLITPSGIMSGRYRMIEKESGTELEVEIPAFSLDCPYADMRPN from the coding sequence ATGTATATCAAAACCACCAATAATGTAAAAATTACGGTACAGCCGACCTATCTGAAAGATCAATCAGAGCCGGCGGTAAACCATTATGTTTGGGCATATACGGTGCAGATAGAAAATTTAGGCAAGCAGACGCTACAACTACAAAGTCGTTATTGGCATATTACCAATGCAATCGGTCAGGTGCAGGAAGTAGAAGGTGAAGGCGTGGTGGGTGAGCAGCCTATATTGAAAGCAGGCGAGGCATTCAAATATACCAGCGGAGCATCGCTGATAACCCCGTCAGGAATTATGTCGGGCAGGTATCGCATGATAGAAAAAGAAAGCGGCACCGAACTTGAAGTAGAGATTCCAGCGTTTTCGTTGGATTGTCCCTATGCCGACATGCGCCCCAATTAA